The following proteins are co-located in the Hevea brasiliensis isolate MT/VB/25A 57/8 chromosome 11, ASM3005281v1, whole genome shotgun sequence genome:
- the LOC110671594 gene encoding aspartyl protease AED1, with translation MAQSHHLSAICPFLFYSALFLSCVYGARELAEINPLLPPASPCFTSAKGQFQGLQIVNKYEPCSSPLSLEKSRPNQEVLLQDQFRARLLDSLEVVDEYGEGIQLPLTSRGDGNFLVTVGVGTPKRDFTLLFDTGSDATWIQCEPCSAGCNHQIPIFYPSSSSSFSNAICNITCDYSMNYHDGTYSSGYYVVDTLTIQSDLHPNFIFGCAQKIHGDFGGAVGLLGVGPGNLSLVAQTDTGYFRVFCYCLPASENSAGYLSFGVQAFENCQPDENKLIPISLGLNQNAYSYFVTLTGITIGQQRLDISGNVSSPLKAIIDSGTSISRLPFSLYSALRQAFRRLMSQYPTASPSQNFDTCYNLEGQNNWTPPKMVLHFEGVDLDLDPSAVTFREKDNNAQVCLAFMANENDSDLTIIGNQQHREMNVFFDISNQKLAFTSGGCSNW, from the exons ATGGCTCAATCTCATCATCTCTCCGCCATTTGCCCTTTTCTCTTCTACTCTGCCCTGTTTTTATCCTGTGTTTATGGAGCCAGGGAGCTAGCGGAAATCAACCCTCTCTTGCCACCTGCATCGCCTTGCTTCACTTCTGCAAAAG GGCAATTTCAGGGTCTGCAGATAGTCAACAAATATGAACCCTGCTCCTCGCCACTCAGCCTGGAGAAATCACGACCCAATCAGGAAGTTCTTCTCCAAGATCAATTTAGAGCTCGTTTATTGGATTCCCTGGAAGTGGTTGATGAATATGGGGAAGGGATTCAATTGCCTCTAACCTCAAGAGGTGATGGCAACTTTTTAGTAACAGTCGGTGTTGGCACCCCTAAACGTGATTTTACCTTGCTTTTTGACACAGGAAGCGATGCCACTTGGATTCAATGCGAGCCTTGTTCTGCGGGTTGCAATCACCAGATCCCCATTTTTTAtccctcctcttcttcttctttttcaaatGCCATTTGCAATATTACTTGTGACTACTCTATGAACTATCATGATGGGACATATTCTAGTGGTTATTATGTTGTTGATACCCTTACCATACAATCTGATCTACATCCTAACTTCATCTTTGGTTGTGCTCAGAAAATTCATGGAGATTTTGGTGGAGCAGTTGGGTTGCTCGGCGTTGGTCCTGGAAATTTATCTTTAGTGGCTCAAACTGACACGGGCTATTTTAGAGTCTTTTGTTACTGTCTTCCAGCATCAGAGAACTCTGCTGGGTATCTTTCGTTTGGTGTCCAAGCATTTGAAAATTGTCAACCTGATGAAAATAAGTTGATACCAATCTCACTTGGTTTAAACCAAAACGCATATAGTTATTTTGTGACCCTTACAGGCATAACAATTGGCCAACAGAGATTAGACATATCTGGCAATGTATCTTCACCACTAAAAGCCATTATAGACTCAGGAACCTCCATCTCTCGCCTACCATTTTCCTTGTATTCTGCCCTTCGCCAAGCATTTCGGAGATTGATGTCCCAATACCCTACTGCTTCTCCATCGCAAAATTTCGATACATGCTATAACCTTGAGGGGCAAAACAATTGGACACCACCAAAAATGGTGCTACATTTTGAAGGTGTGGATCTAGATTTGGACCCATCAGCGGTTACATTCAGAGAGAAGGATAATAATGCTCAGGTTTGCTTGGCTTTTATGGCAAACGAAAATGATAGTGACTTAACAATAATAGGTAATCAACAACACCGCGAGATGAACGTTTTCTTTGACATCAGTAATCAAAAGTTGGCATTTACAAGCGGTGGTTGCTCAAATTGGTAA